Proteins from one Leptospira wolffii serovar Khorat str. Khorat-H2 genomic window:
- a CDS encoding deoxyribodipyrimidine photo-lyase encodes MFSEKNLIRVREGNKKPVREEGEFVLYWIRANRRLAWNHSLDYSIHLAKKFGKPLVIFESVRMDFEWSSPRLHRFLLEGICDTAEEAKKKGFTYWAFIETEEVSLKNVVPSTLSRSALVVTDDFPCFFLPAHAEELSRTLDCKFLLVDSNSVVPLTAYEASYVYARVLRPRLHDRFLESFAFHSDPKPNSKGIPSSDALKPPEYLFSTDRKDIDSVLARMKSRCPDVVPYTNRIGGRKEALRLMAKFLKEGLPFYSEERSEPRPPETSRSSSLSPYLHFGMISSEELTLVALQSDPRVTWTPETINHSQRGKNEGFFHPNPNVNSFLDELLTWRELGFLFFHKSPDFRKDLSILPDWAKKTLEFHKSDPRKYVYSKEELENARTHDPIWNAAQKELVLTGSMQNYLRMLWGKKVIEWTRSPEEAFSILEDLNHKYAYDGRDPNSYTGILWCFGAFDRPWFPEREIFGTVRYMSSESAAKKFKLKPYLDFIHSLEGKKEPGLFA; translated from the coding sequence TTGTTTTCAGAGAAGAATTTGATTCGAGTGAGAGAGGGAAATAAGAAGCCGGTTCGGGAAGAAGGAGAATTCGTACTGTATTGGATCCGGGCGAACCGACGACTGGCATGGAATCACAGTCTGGATTATTCCATCCATTTGGCTAAGAAGTTTGGAAAGCCTCTGGTGATTTTCGAATCCGTAAGGATGGACTTCGAATGGAGTTCCCCTAGGCTCCATCGTTTTCTTTTGGAAGGAATTTGCGATACTGCGGAGGAAGCCAAAAAAAAGGGCTTCACCTACTGGGCATTCATAGAGACCGAAGAGGTCTCTTTGAAGAATGTAGTACCTTCTACCTTAAGTCGTTCGGCCCTCGTCGTTACGGACGATTTTCCCTGTTTCTTTCTCCCGGCGCATGCGGAAGAACTATCCCGCACCTTGGATTGCAAGTTTCTTCTGGTGGACTCGAATTCAGTAGTACCCCTTACCGCTTACGAGGCCTCTTACGTGTATGCCAGGGTACTTAGGCCAAGGTTACACGACCGGTTTTTGGAATCCTTTGCATTTCATTCCGATCCGAAACCGAATTCCAAAGGAATCCCTTCTTCCGATGCTCTAAAACCTCCGGAATATCTATTTTCTACAGATCGGAAAGACATAGATTCCGTTTTGGCCCGGATGAAATCCAGGTGTCCTGATGTAGTACCTTATACAAATCGGATCGGAGGTAGAAAAGAGGCGCTTCGACTTATGGCGAAATTCTTAAAAGAGGGCCTCCCCTTTTATTCGGAAGAAAGGAGCGAACCCCGCCCTCCGGAGACTTCCCGGTCTTCGTCGCTTTCTCCCTATCTGCATTTCGGGATGATTTCTTCCGAAGAATTGACTCTTGTGGCACTACAATCGGATCCTAGGGTTACCTGGACTCCCGAAACGATCAACCATTCTCAGAGAGGAAAGAACGAAGGATTCTTCCATCCGAATCCAAATGTGAATTCCTTTTTGGACGAACTATTAACTTGGAGAGAATTGGGTTTTCTATTCTTCCATAAGTCTCCCGACTTTCGAAAGGATCTTTCCATTCTACCCGATTGGGCTAAGAAGACATTAGAATTTCATAAATCGGATCCTAGAAAATACGTTTATTCCAAGGAAGAGTTGGAAAACGCCAGAACCCACGATCCTATTTGGAACGCCGCCCAGAAGGAATTAGTTCTAACCGGCTCCATGCAGAATTACTTAAGAATGCTTTGGGGAAAAAAGGTGATAGAATGGACTCGTTCTCCCGAGGAAGCTTTTTCCATATTAGAAGATCTGAATCACAAATACGCGTACGACGGTCGGGATCCGAATTCCTATACCGGGATTTTATGGTGTTTCGGGGCCTTCGATCGACCCTGGTTTCCGGAAAGGGAAATTTTCGGGACGGTCCGTTACATGTCTTCGGAATCCGCGGCCAAGAAATTTAAACTCAAGCCCTATCTGGATTTTATCCATTCCTTAGAAGGGAAGAAGGAGCCGGGTCTTTTTGCATAA
- a CDS encoding Mpo1-like protein, whose protein sequence is MTMSENKKYETLQEFWPFYLREHSNKMNRVFHFIGTTCALIFIISSLVFLNAWYLLAALFSGYFFAWIGHFFLEKNRPATFIYPFKSFVSDWRMYFCTITGQLDKELQKAGVK, encoded by the coding sequence ATGACAATGTCCGAAAACAAAAAATACGAAACATTACAGGAATTCTGGCCCTTCTATCTGAGAGAACATTCGAATAAAATGAATCGTGTGTTTCATTTCATAGGAACGACCTGCGCTTTGATTTTTATCATTTCTTCCCTGGTTTTTCTGAACGCTTGGTACTTATTGGCGGCCCTATTTAGCGGATATTTCTTCGCTTGGATCGGTCACTTTTTTCTGGAAAAGAATCGTCCTGCCACCTTCATCTACCCGTTTAAGTCCTTTGTCAGCGATTGGAGAATGTACTTCTGCACAATCACCGGACAGTTGGACAAAGAACTCCAAAAGGCAGGAGTAAAATAG